GCTGGTGGTGGCCAATGCCACCGACGCGGACGGGGACCTCATCACGTACGTGTTCGAGGTGGACACCGTGCCGTCGTTTGATTCGGGTGCGAAACGGTCGTCCGCCGAGGTGGTGCAGCAGGCGGGAGGCACCACGTCTTGGCGCGTCGCCGGTCTGGTGGAGAACACCCGCTACCACTGGCGCGTGAAGGCGCAGGACGGCCGCTCGGAGTCGGTCTGGGTCACGTCGACCTTCATCGTCAACGCGGTGAACGATCCGCCCACCGTCCCCACCGCGGCCAACCCGGGGCAGGGCGCCTGGGTCTCGTCGGTGACGCCGCTGCTGCAGGTGAATCCGTCGACCGATCCGGACGACACGGCGATCGGCTACGCGTTCGAGCTCGCGTCGTCGGCGTCGATGAACCCGCTGCTGCAGGCGGGCACGTCGCAGACCACGTCGTGGACCGCGAGCGCGGTGCCCGACAAGGCCATCTACTGGTGGCGTGCGCGCGCGGTCGACCCGCACGGCACCACGTCCGCGTGGTCGCAGCCGGTGCAGTTCACCGTCAGCACCGGCACCTACCAGGACCCGACCATCGCCGTCACGGCGCCGGCCACGCCCATCGCTCCCACCGTCCAGGGCGACCGCAAGGTGGTGACGCTGGCGTGGACCGGCACGGACCACAACGTCGGGCCCACTGTCGCGCTGTACTACGCGACGAACCGGGACACCTTCACCGGCACGCTGATCGCGGACGGCCTCTCCCAGGCGCCGGGCACGCACCAGGGGTCGCATGTGTGGGACGTGACCGACCTGCCGATCGGCACGTACCACGTGTACGCCGTCATCTACGACAGCCGCGGCGTGGGCCGCGCGTGGGCACCGGGCGCGGTCGTGATCGCACCGGCGCAGGCCGGCACGGTGGTGGTGACCACGACACCGTCGCTGCAGACCACGGAGGGCGGCGGCACGGTGACCTTCCGCGTGCGCCTGGGCTCCGCGCCCACGGCGAACGTGACGGTGCCCGTGGCCAGCACGATGGTGGGCGAAGGCATCGCGACCCCGGCCGTGCTGACGTTCCAGCCGCAGAACTGGGGCGTGGACCAGACCGTCACGGTCACGGGCCAGTACGACTGCATCCCGGACGGCAACCGGGCCTACCAGGTGCTGGTGGGGCGCACGACGTCGGTCGATCCCTTGTACATGGACCTCTCGGGCACCCCCGTGTCGCTCACGAACGTGGACAATGTGCAGAGCTGGGTGAACGCGACGAACAACACCAACGTGCGCATCTGCGGCGTCACGCTCAAGAGTGCGACGAAGGTCGACGCGACCACCTGGGAGTACGTCATCGCGGCATCGTTCGGGAACTCGGGCACCGCCATTCAGGGCGGTACCGCGAAATTGGTCACGTTCCCCCCCGTGCTCACGGTGGTGGATTCGGAACTGCAGTATGGTGCACTGGCACTCGGCGAGACCGGTCGGAGTCTGGACACGGTCACGGTGCGTTCGAAACTGGTGCTGCAGCCCTCGTTCTTCGAGGCAGGCGTCGGTTTCCGATGGAATATCACGACCCGCTGACGCGGGCAGGGAAGGAAGGGGGAGGGGTCATGTGGCAGAAGGGCATCGGGTATTTGACGATGGGGCTGGTGTTGCTCGCGGGCACGCCAGCGGTGGCAGCCACCAGCGCCTCCGCGAGTTTTTCGGGGTTGCGCTTCGAGCTCTTCGACCTCGATGCCGGTGACGGTGTCGACGCCGGCCTGACCTGGGGTTCGAACTCGGCCTTCTCGCAGGTCGATCGCCAGTTCGGCCAGGGCTTCGTGCCGGTGCTGCAGCCCGATGGCTCGCAGGCCTGGACCGTGAGCTTCTCCGACGTCGCCAGCGCCTCGGGCTTCAGCTTCTCCGACTTCGCCAGCGCGGCCGCGCTGAACGGCGGCGCGGCGGGCACTGGCAACGGCGGGGTCTCCGCGTCGGCCGGCACCGCCGGCGGCGAGCGCTTCGACGTGCTGGCCTACCTGGCCGGTGATTTCATCCTGTCGGCCAACACCGAACTGCGGGTCACGGGATTCGCGGTGTCCTCCGTCTCCGGCGGCAGCAGCGCGTCCGCGGACGTGCCGGACGGTGTCACGCTGGCCGATGGCGAGGCGTATTCGTCGGCCAACGCGTACCTCGACATCTCGTTGTCCGGGCAGTCGTTCAACCAGGTGCTGAGCGGCAGCAACCAGCTGCCGGGCATGGGCCCGAGCGGTGCCTATGCCAACAGCGCCAACGCGTCGTTCAGCCTCGTGCTGCGGAACGAAGGCGCGTCGTCCCTCGACGGGTACTTCCAGGCCCTGGCGCAGTCCTCGGTGATGCAACTGGCCAATGTGCCGGTGACGCCCGCGGTGCCCGAGCCGGCCGCCTGGCTGACGATGTCAGCGGGCCTGCTGGCCGTGGCCGCGGCGCGGCGCCGCCGCAAGGCCTGATCCCGCACCGTCCGGCCCCGGCGTTCCGGCGCGCGTTGAACCCGCCGCCGATCCGCCGTGGAAACGATCTCGTCCGATGTCCAGACCATGACCCGCAGTAACCCCCTCCGTCCCTCCTGCCGTGCACGCCGCGCCGCCGGCTTCACCCTCCTCGAACTCCTCGTGGTGATGGTGATCATCGGCCTGCTCGCCGCCTACGTCGGCCCGCGCTACTTCTCCCAGATCGGCAAGTCCGAACGCAGCACGGCCAAGGCGCAGATCGAGGGCCTCGCCAAGGCGCTCGACGCCTACCGCATCGACACCGGCCGCTACCCCACCACCGAACAAGGGCTCACCGCGCTGGTCACGAAACCCGCGGACGAACCGAAGTGGAACGGCCCGTACCTGCAGAAGGCGGTGCCGAACGATTCGTGGGGCCGCCCGTTCGTCTACCGGTCGCCCGGCGCGACGGCCGCCGATGACTTCGACCTGCTGTCCTATGCCAAGGACGGCCAGGCGGGTGGCGACGGCGACGCGGCCGACGTGTCGTACCGCTGACGCGGTCCGGCGCGGAAGGTGACGGCATGAGCGGGAAAACGGTGGCCGCCCCCGGCACGGGTGCCGCGCCCGGCGCCGTGCGCGTGCGCCTGCGCGTGCAGGGCCTCGACGGCAGCGTGCAGGTGCAGGAGTTCGCCGACCTGAAGGAGTCCGAGGCCGTGCGCCGCGTGGTCTCGCTCGGCGGCAAGGTGCTGGCCATCGAATCGGTGCCGGTGGCGTCCGCCTCGGCGGGTGGCCGCAACACCACGTTCCCGCTGCTGCTCTTCAGCCAGGAGCTGCTCGCACTGCTCGACGCCGGCCTGAACCTGACCGAGGCACTGACGACGCTGCACGCGAAGGAGCGCCAGGCCATGCCGCGTGCGCTGCTGGCCGAGCTGCTGCGCGCGCTGCGCGAAGGCCGCAACTTCTCCGACGTGCTCGCGGCGGCGCCCGAACACTTCCCGCCCGTCTACGTGGCCACCGTGCGGGCCTCCGAACGCACCGGCGGTCTGCCCCAGGCGCTCGCGCGGTACATCGCCTACCAGCTGCAGTTCGAGACGCTGCGCAAGAAGCTCGTCTCGGCCGCCATCTACCCGGTGATGCTGCTGGTGGTGGGCGGCTTCGTCACGCTGTTCCTGCTGGGCTACGTGGTGCCGCGTTTCTCGTCGGTGTACGAGTCGGCCGGCCGCGAGATGCCTTGGCTGTCCCGCATGCTGCTCGCCTTCGGGCAGGGCGTGCACGACCACTGGCTCGCGGTGGGCGGCGCCGTGCTCGGCGTGATCGTGCTGTCGGCGTGGGCGATGAGCCAACCCCGGTGGCGCCAGCGGCTGCTCGACCAGGCCCTGCGCCTGCCCGGCATCGAGCAGCGCGCGGCGGAGTTCCGGCTCGCGCGTTTCTACCGCGCGGTCAGCCTGCTGCTCGCCGCCGGCATCGCGCTGCCGCGTGCGATGGGCATGGTGACCGGCCTCGTGTCGCCGGCGCAGCGCGAGCGCCTCGCGCAGAGCCGCCTGGCGGTGGAGCAGGGCCAGAGCCTGTCGGCCGCGCTGCTGGCCGCCGGCCTCGCGAGCCCCGTGGCCGAGTCGCTGATCAAGGTGGGCGAGCGCTCGGGCCAGCTGGCCGAGATGCTCGAACGCACCGCCCGCTTCCAGGACGACGATTTCGCGCGCTGGATCGACTGGGCCTCGAAGCTGCTGGAGCCCGTGCTGATGGCCGTCATCGGCATCGTGATCGGCACCGTGGTGGTCCTGATGTACATGCCGATCTTCGATCTGGCGGGAAGCCTGCAATGAACGCCGTCGCCTTCGACCCCACGCCGGATGCGCTGACGCCCGAGCTGCTGGCCAGCGCCCGCACGCTCGCGGCCCAGGGCGAACTGCGCCTGCTCGCCGCGCTCGCGCAGGTGACCGGCTGGACCCCCGACGTGCTGATGCAGGCGCTGGCCCGCCGCGCGGGGTGCGTGCACGCGGGCATGCGCGAGCTGCAGGCACTCGTGCCCGAGTTCGAGCGCATCACGTACCCGGAGTGTGTGGCGCGGGGCGTGCTCGTGGCCCGCGATGCGGACGGCCGACGGCACGTCGTGCTCGGCGACCCGTTCGACGACGAACTCGAGGACTGGGCGCTGCGCCGCCTGGGCCCGCAGCCGGCGCCGCCGGTGATCGCGTTCGCCCACCCCGACGACCTGCAGGCGTCGTTCACGCAGCAGGAGCGCCAGCTCCGCGCGATGGACGGCTTCGAGGGCGAGGCCGCCGCGGGGGGCGACGAGGAAGTGGCCGCCGTCATCACGCTGTCCACCATCAGCGGCGACGCGAGCCCCGTGGTCAAGCTCGTCAACTCCACCATCTACGACGCGCTCAAGCTGCAGGCGAGCGACATCCACCTCGAGTGCGACGCCGGCTGCCTGCACGTGAGCTACCGCATCGACGGCGTGCTCGTGCCCATCACGCAGGTGCACGGCGACCAGATGGCCGAGCAGGTGGTGTCGCGCATCAAGGTGATGGCCGAGCTCGACATCGCCGAGCGCCGCACGCCGCAGGACGGGCGCTTCAAGGTGCGTGTCAACGGCCGCGAGATCGACTTCCGCGTGTCCGTGATGCCCAACATCTTCGGCGAGGACGCGGTGCTGCGGCTGCTCGACCGGCAGTCGCTCACCGAGCAGGCGAAGTCGCTGCGGCTCGACCACCTGGGGCTCGACGCCCACACGATGACGCAGGTGCGGCGCCTGGCCGCCAAGCCGCACGGCATGCTGCTGGTCACCGGCCCCACGGGGTCGGGCAAGACCACCACGCTGTACGGCGCCATCACCGAGATCCACACCGGCCGCGACAAGATCGTGACCATCGAGGACCCGGTCGAGTACCGCCTGCCGCGGGTGCTGCAGATCCCGGTGAACGAGAAGAAGGGGCTCACGTTCGCGCGCGGCCTGCGCTCCATCCTCCGCCACGACCCGGACAAGATCATGGTGGGCGAGATCCGCGACAACGAGACGGCGCAGATCGCCGTGCAGGCGGCGCTCACCGGCCACCTCGTGTTCACCACGGTGCACGCGAACAACGTGTTCGACGTGGTGGGGCGCTTCGTCCACATGGGGGTCGACGCCTACAGCTTCGCGGCCGCGCTCAACGGCGTGGTGGCGCAGCGCCTGCTGCGCATGAACTGCCCCCATTGCGCGCGGCCGGTGGAACCGTCCGCCGACGAACTGGAGGCGGCCGGACTCGATGCCGAACGGGTCCGCGGCTGGACCTTCCGGGCCGGCGCGGGCTGCGGCCACTGCCGCGGCGCGGGCTACAAGGGCCGCAAGGCAGTGGCGGAGGTGCTCGTGCTCGACGACACGATGCGCGAACTCATCGCCGGCCGCGCGCCCATCTCCGCGCTCAAGGAACGTGCCGCCGGCATGGGCCTGCGCCCGGTGCTCGCTACGGCGCTCGACTGGGTCGCGCGGGGTGAGACGACGCTCGAGGAGGTGGCCCGTGTCGCAGGCTGAGTGGTTCGTGGTCGCGGCCGGGAACACGCTGATGGCCGCCGTGCGCCGGGGCGGCCGGTGGGTGCCCGACACGCTGAAGGCGCTGCCGGTGGAGCCGGGCTCGCCGCCGTCGCTGCTCGCCGCGTTCGACACGCTCGCGCGCGAGTGGCCGGCGGACACGGCCTGGAAGGGCGGCGTGCGGGTGCTGGTCGACGACGGCTGGCTTTCGGGATGCCGCCTGCCCTGGAGCGACGGCCTCGGGCGCATCGACACCGCCGAGGCGTTCGCGCGCGCGCAACTCGAAGCCGCGGGCTTCGACGTGCAGGCCGACGACACGGTGCGGATCGGCGACGGCCCGTACCGCGCACCGCGCCGCGCGGTCGCGTACGGGGCCGGCCTGCTCGCCGCGCTGGGCCGCGTGGCGCAGGCCGCGGGCGGGCCGCTGCGGTCGGTGCGCCCGCTGTCCGAGGTGGCCTGGCGCCACGCGGCTCGGCAGCGTCAGGCGCCGTCCGGCGCGCCTTTGGTGGTGTGGCTGCCGGGCGCCGTGCTCGTGGTGCAGGGCGGTCGCACGCCGGTGGACGTGATGGCCCGGCCCCTCGCCTCCGACGAAGCCGCGTCGCTCCGCGCGCTGTGGGACCGCGCCGGCCTGCGCCAGCCGTGGCTGGCCGAGGCGCCGGTGGTGCGGGGCCTGCGCGCGGGGAATGCCGGCGCGACCTGGCCCATGGCCGTCACCGAGCTCGCGCTGCCCGAAGAGGCGGCGGTGCCGCCCTGGCTGGCACTCGCCGCCGAGGCGGGCGTGTCGCCCCTCGACGCGGTGGACGGAGCCGGGCGGGGCTCGCCCCTGTTCATGAAGGCGGCCGCCGTGGTGCTGCTCCTGCTGGCCGGTGCGTTCGCGAAGGATGCGCACGACCACTGGCAGCTGGGCCAGGAGATCGCCCGCCGCGAGCAGGACGACCCGTCCCGCCGCCTCGCCGAAGTGCGGCCCGCCGCCGGGCTCGGCCGCGAGGAACTCGCCCGCGTGCGGTCCGTCAACACCGCCATCCGCGAACTCAACATGCCCGTGGCCGCGCTGATCGGGGCGCTGCAGGTGCCGAAGGATCTGCGGGTCGCGCTGCTGAGCGTCGACGTGTCGGGTGCCAGCGCGCTGCCGGACGGTGGCGCCACGCTCAAGGTGGTGGCGGAGGCCCGTTCGGGCGCCGAGATGTCCCGCTACGTGGCGCTGATCGCAGACCGGCCGCCCATCGCGCAGGCCTACCTGACCCGCCACGAGGTGTTGCAATCGAACCCCGCGCACCCGTACCGCTTCACCGTGGAGGCCACATGGGCGCCCTGAACCTCGGCGGCCTGACCGCCGCCGTCGCGTGGGAAGTGCGCCGTGCCGCGCGGCGCGCCGGCGCGTGGGGCCTGCTGCTCGCCGCGGCCATGGTGCTGGCGGTGGCCGCCTGGGCGTTCGCGCGCCACCAGGCCATCGCCGCGGCTGGCGCACAGCAGCGCTGGCTCGACCGGCCGGTGGCGGTGGCCGCCGTGGTGCGCGAGGCGCCGCCCGATGCGCGTGATCGCCTGCAGCGTTTCGACACGCGGCTGCTGCCGCACGACGACCTGCCCACGCAGGTGCAGGACCTGATCGCGCTGGCCGAATCCGAGCGCCTCGTCGTGGCCCGAGGGGAGTACCGCCCGCAGGTCGACGCCGAGGGCGGCTTCCTGCGCTACCGGATGAGCCTGCCGGTGCGGGGCGAGTGGCGTGCGGTGCACCGTTTCGTCGACGCGGCCTTGCGAGCGCACCCGTCGCTCGGGCTCGAGAGCGTGCAGTTCCAGCGGCCTCAGGTCGATGCCGCCGAGGTCGAGGCGCGCCTCCAGTGGGTCGTGCTGGCGCAACTGCCGCGAACCGCCGCGGCGAGGAGCACGCCATGAGCCGCAAGCCGCACCGCAAGCACCTGCTGCTGGGCCTCGCGCTGGTCGCGACCCTCGCCGCCGCGTACTGGTCACCCGACCCCGCCGCCGATGGTGGCGTGCTGTTGGCCGAACGCCCGGCACGGAATGCCACGCAGGCGCCCGCGCCGGCCCGCCCCGTGGTGAAGGGCGCCACCGCGGCCGAAGTGCTCGAGATCCGCTCGCGCGACGGCGAGGCGGATGACCGCGCCGAAGCCCTGTTCGCGCCAGGTGCGTGGCAGGTGGACGCACCGGTGGCCAAGGCCGAACCCGTGGCGCCGGTGATCCAGGGGCCCGTCGCGCCGCAGGCCCCGCCGCTGCCGTTCCGCGCCATCGGCCGCTATGAGGAAGACGGCACCACCGTGTTCTTCCTGCAGCACAACGAGCGGGGCATCGTCGTGCGTGTCGGGGACACCATCGCCGAACAGTACAAGGTCGAAAGTGTGCAGGGGAACCTGCTGACCCTGACGCACCTGCCGACCAACCAGACGCAGACCCTCGACGTGGGTGGCACCAGCTGAGAACGCACACATGAAGTTTTTCCGGCCGGCCGGCCTCCAGGCGGCGACCTTCTCCCACTTCGCACGCGCACGGTGCGGTGCGGCCTGCGCCGTGCTGATGGCGGCCGCAGCGCTGGCCGGTTGCGCCGGGGCCGAGGCCTACCGCGACGGGCAGGCCTTGATCCGCGAGGGCAAGACGGAGCAGGCGCTCGTCAAGCTGGAGGAGGCGGTGGCGGCGCAGCCGCGCAACGCCGAATACCGCATCGCGCTCGCGAACCAGCGCGCACTCGCCGTGAGCCGACTGGTGTCGTCGGGCGAGCTGGCGCTCCATGAAGGGCGCATCACGGACGCCGAGAAGGCCTATGGCCAGGCGCGCCAGCTCGACCCGCACAACGCGATGGCGAAGCAGGGCCTCGACAACGTCGTGATGGAACGCCGCCACCGCCTGGCGGTGAGCGAGGCCGACGCCGCGTTCAAGCGGGGCGGCGCCCCCGACCTCGCCGAGGCCGACGCCAAGCTGCGCACGGTGCTCGTGGAGGACCCTTCGCGGAAGGATGCGTCGCAGCTCAAGGCGCGCATCGACGAAGTGCGCTCGCGCCAGCGGCGCCCCGGCGTGCAGCTGGCCGCCACGTACCGCAAGCCCATCACGCTCGAGTTCCGCGACGCGCCGCTCAAGTCGGTGTTCGACGTGATCGCGAAGGTCTCGGGCCTGAACTTCTACTTCGACAAGGACCTGCGCCCCGACATCAAGGTGACCATCCTCGCGAAGAACACGTCGATCGAGGATGCCGTGCGCCTCGTGCTGGTGACGAACCAGCTCGAGCAGAAGGTGCTCAACGACAACGCGATCCTGATCTACCCCGGCACGCCGCAGAAGCTCAAGGAGTACCAGACGCTGTCGGTGCGCACGTTCTACCTGACCAACGCCGACGTGAAGGCGGTGTCGAACACGATCAAGACCATCGTCAAGACGAAGGACATGGCGATCGACGAACGGCTCGGCATCCTCATCATGCGCGACACGCCGGAGGCGATCCGCATGGCCGAGCGCATCGTCGCGCTGCAGGACCTGAGCGACCCCGAGGTGATGCTGGAGGTGGAGGTGCTCGAGGTGAAGCGCTCGCGCCTGCTCGAGCTGGGCGTGCAGTGGCCGAGCCAGATGACCCTGTCGCCGCTGGTGGCGGCCGGCAGCCCGCTGACGCTCGAGGCGCTGCGCAACCTCACCGCGGCCACGACGCAGGTGGGCGTGGGCAACATGATCATCAACGCGCGCAAGGAAGACCAGGACGCCAACGTGCTGGCCAACCCGCGCATCCGCGTGCGCAACAAGGACAAGGCCAAGGTGCTGATCGGCGACCGTGTCCCCATCATCACCACCACCACGTCGCCGGCCACGAACGCCAGCTACATCTCCGAGACGGTCAACTACATCGACGTGGGCCTGAAGCTCGAGGTGGAGCCCATGATCTACCTCGACGCCGAGGTCGCCATCAAGGTCAACCTGGAGGTCTCGACCCTCGTGCGCGAGGTGGTCAGCAAGTCGGGGACCCTGGCGTACCAGATCGGCACGCGCGGCGCGAACACCGTGCTGCGGCTCAAGGACGGCGAGACCCAGGTGCTCGCCGGTCTGATCAGCGACGAGGACCGGCGCACGGCCAACAAGGTGCCGGGCCTGGGCGAGATGCCGGTGCTCGGCCGCCTGTTCGGCAGCCAGAAGGACGACACGCAGCGCAGCGAGATCCTGCTGTCCATCACGCCGCGCGTGGTGCGGTCCAACCGCCGGCCGGACCTGTTCGAGGCGGAGTTCGAGTCCGGCACGGAAACCAGCATCGGCGCGGAGTCGCTGCGGCTGAGCGTCGTGGAGCCGGTGGACCCCGCGGCGTCCGGCGCGGCCCGCGCGCCCGCGGCCGCCACGCCTGCCGTGGCGGGCACGCCGGCTCCGGCCACCGCGGCGCCCGCGCC
This genomic stretch from Piscinibacter gummiphilus harbors:
- a CDS encoding PEP-CTERM sorting domain-containing protein (PEP-CTERM proteins occur, often in large numbers, in the proteomes of bacteria that also encode an exosortase, a predicted intramembrane cysteine proteinase. The presence of a PEP-CTERM domain at a protein's C-terminus predicts cleavage within the sorting domain, followed by covalent anchoring to some some component of the (usually Gram-negative) cell surface. Many PEP-CTERM proteins exhibit an unusual sequence composition that includes large numbers of potential glycosylation sites. Expression of one such protein has been shown restore the ability of a bacterium to form floc, a type of biofilm.) — protein: MWQKGIGYLTMGLVLLAGTPAVAATSASASFSGLRFELFDLDAGDGVDAGLTWGSNSAFSQVDRQFGQGFVPVLQPDGSQAWTVSFSDVASASGFSFSDFASAAALNGGAAGTGNGGVSASAGTAGGERFDVLAYLAGDFILSANTELRVTGFAVSSVSGGSSASADVPDGVTLADGEAYSSANAYLDISLSGQSFNQVLSGSNQLPGMGPSGAYANSANASFSLVLRNEGASSLDGYFQALAQSSVMQLANVPVTPAVPEPAAWLTMSAGLLAVAAARRRRKA
- the gspG gene encoding type II secretion system major pseudopilin GspG yields the protein MTRSNPLRPSCRARRAAGFTLLELLVVMVIIGLLAAYVGPRYFSQIGKSERSTAKAQIEGLAKALDAYRIDTGRYPTTEQGLTALVTKPADEPKWNGPYLQKAVPNDSWGRPFVYRSPGATAADDFDLLSYAKDGQAGGDGDAADVSYR
- a CDS encoding type II secretion system F family protein, which codes for MSGKTVAAPGTGAAPGAVRVRLRVQGLDGSVQVQEFADLKESEAVRRVVSLGGKVLAIESVPVASASAGGRNTTFPLLLFSQELLALLDAGLNLTEALTTLHAKERQAMPRALLAELLRALREGRNFSDVLAAAPEHFPPVYVATVRASERTGGLPQALARYIAYQLQFETLRKKLVSAAIYPVMLLVVGGFVTLFLLGYVVPRFSSVYESAGREMPWLSRMLLAFGQGVHDHWLAVGGAVLGVIVLSAWAMSQPRWRQRLLDQALRLPGIEQRAAEFRLARFYRAVSLLLAAGIALPRAMGMVTGLVSPAQRERLAQSRLAVEQGQSLSAALLAAGLASPVAESLIKVGERSGQLAEMLERTARFQDDDFARWIDWASKLLEPVLMAVIGIVIGTVVVLMYMPIFDLAGSLQ
- a CDS encoding GspE/PulE family protein; this encodes MNAVAFDPTPDALTPELLASARTLAAQGELRLLAALAQVTGWTPDVLMQALARRAGCVHAGMRELQALVPEFERITYPECVARGVLVARDADGRRHVVLGDPFDDELEDWALRRLGPQPAPPVIAFAHPDDLQASFTQQERQLRAMDGFEGEAAAGGDEEVAAVITLSTISGDASPVVKLVNSTIYDALKLQASDIHLECDAGCLHVSYRIDGVLVPITQVHGDQMAEQVVSRIKVMAELDIAERRTPQDGRFKVRVNGREIDFRVSVMPNIFGEDAVLRLLDRQSLTEQAKSLRLDHLGLDAHTMTQVRRLAAKPHGMLLVTGPTGSGKTTTLYGAITEIHTGRDKIVTIEDPVEYRLPRVLQIPVNEKKGLTFARGLRSILRHDPDKIMVGEIRDNETAQIAVQAALTGHLVFTTVHANNVFDVVGRFVHMGVDAYSFAAALNGVVAQRLLRMNCPHCARPVEPSADELEAAGLDAERVRGWTFRAGAGCGHCRGAGYKGRKAVAEVLVLDDTMRELIAGRAPISALKERAAGMGLRPVLATALDWVARGETTLEEVARVAG
- a CDS encoding serine/threonine-protein kinase, which gives rise to MSQAEWFVVAAGNTLMAAVRRGGRWVPDTLKALPVEPGSPPSLLAAFDTLAREWPADTAWKGGVRVLVDDGWLSGCRLPWSDGLGRIDTAEAFARAQLEAAGFDVQADDTVRIGDGPYRAPRRAVAYGAGLLAALGRVAQAAGGPLRSVRPLSEVAWRHAARQRQAPSGAPLVVWLPGAVLVVQGGRTPVDVMARPLASDEAASLRALWDRAGLRQPWLAEAPVVRGLRAGNAGATWPMAVTELALPEEAAVPPWLALAAEAGVSPLDAVDGAGRGSPLFMKAAAVVLLLLAGAFAKDAHDHWQLGQEIARREQDDPSRRLAEVRPAAGLGREELARVRSVNTAIRELNMPVAALIGALQVPKDLRVALLSVDVSGASALPDGGATLKVVAEARSGAEMSRYVALIADRPPIAQAYLTRHEVLQSNPAHPYRFTVEATWAP
- a CDS encoding cohesin domain-containing protein; amino-acid sequence: MKFFRPAGLQAATFSHFARARCGAACAVLMAAAALAGCAGAEAYRDGQALIREGKTEQALVKLEEAVAAQPRNAEYRIALANQRALAVSRLVSSGELALHEGRITDAEKAYGQARQLDPHNAMAKQGLDNVVMERRHRLAVSEADAAFKRGGAPDLAEADAKLRTVLVEDPSRKDASQLKARIDEVRSRQRRPGVQLAATYRKPITLEFRDAPLKSVFDVIAKVSGLNFYFDKDLRPDIKVTILAKNTSIEDAVRLVLVTNQLEQKVLNDNAILIYPGTPQKLKEYQTLSVRTFYLTNADVKAVSNTIKTIVKTKDMAIDERLGILIMRDTPEAIRMAERIVALQDLSDPEVMLEVEVLEVKRSRLLELGVQWPSQMTLSPLVAAGSPLTLEALRNLTAATTQVGVGNMIINARKEDQDANVLANPRIRVRNKDKAKVLIGDRVPIITTTTSPATNASYISETVNYIDVGLKLEVEPMIYLDAEVAIKVNLEVSTLVREVVSKSGTLAYQIGTRGANTVLRLKDGETQVLAGLISDEDRRTANKVPGLGEMPVLGRLFGSQKDDTQRSEILLSITPRVVRSNRRPDLFEAEFESGTETSIGAESLRLSVVEPVDPAASGAARAPAAATPAVAGTPAPATAAPAPKAAVAPAAAAPAAGSGPAPALVWQSPAEVKAGEQFTAVLQVNSQAALRGLPMLIGFDPQVLQVAQVQEGGFFKQGNGAVQFSHRVDAAQGKVFVAAVRQNPSGADAGVNGSGAVVMVTFKALKPTTGPGARIQLLSASPEPAPAAPVALPVERLVRITP